In Megalops cyprinoides isolate fMegCyp1 chromosome 8, fMegCyp1.pri, whole genome shotgun sequence, the genomic stretch ttgatatttacgaTTTGAAATCGTGGAGACTCCGATCAAGTTGGTAACGTAAAAGATTATGTCTGTAAACCTCTCACACTACAGGATCATTTGGGCAGACAATCGGTTCCAACCAGCTTCAAGTCGGGAACGCCCCCATGATTGTCGGGAGGGGCGAACTGGACCCAAAATCGGCCCAATTATCCTCTAGTGCAGGACCAGCATTATGGGGATGGGGAAAGGGCCTGTTCGGCTGAACACTGACCTCATTCCGCGGCTTCTCGGTCTTCAGGTGCAGCTGGCACTTGCGGCCCAGCTCCTTGAAGGCCTTGTTGATGTCTCGAACCCTCAGCCGCTTGTGCGCGTTGTTGGCCATCCTCCTCTCGCGCTCACGCTCTGCTTTCTGCTCTGGATTCAGATCCTCGTCCTCATTAATGCTGCTGCAAGAGGCACAAAgaatgtgtatatacacacaggaacagaaatggaaacaagcacacacacacacacacacacacacacagacacacacagacacacacatacacacacagacacacacacacacacagacacacacagacacacacatacacacacagacacacacacacacacagacacacacagacacacacagacacacacacacacacacagacacacacagacacacacagacacacacacacacacacacacagacacacacatacacacacacacacacacacacacagacacacacagacacacacatacacacacagacacacacacacacacagacacacacagacacacagacacacacagacacacacacacacacacagacacacacacacacacacagacgcacacacacacacacacacacacacagacacacacatacacacacacacacacacacacacacacagacacacacacacacacacacacacacacacacacacacacacacacacacacacacaaatactagGGGTGTAATGGTATGCAAAAGTCATGGTTCTGTACGTACCTTGGTTTTGAAGTCACGGTTCGGTACGTTTTCggtacagtgaaaaaaaaagacatgcaaaactTGAGATTTCATTTATCATGAATTTAACTTGTAAACATATAAACTTGTACAAACGTGTAAACAGTGGCAAACTGGCCATAATTTCCTGAACACATAAGGAATGCACATAAAGGCAAACACCTACGGcatttgttattgcttttgccTGACATGAATTAGCAGGGAGAGGTTGCTTAAATGCCACGGGGTGCAGTGCTTGCACTCTACTGTTTTCTCCTTGTACTGGTGATATTCACATTTGGATAGGGATATGCATCTCCATCATTGAGGCcaatgcgatacacatctcgatccaatacattaaagatacatatgaagcaactactaatgcgataggatatgattcacccctattgcgatgcagtgcgattcgacacAATTTGATTCAATGCAATACGATgcaatgcaaaagaatatgatgttATACCAATTCAATATGGTGCAGATTGACAACTGACCTATTCGCAAACTGACCATCAGAGTATAAAAAAGTTATGCATGTAACATGTGTGGTTAAAGCTAGACTATATTCACTCGGATCACAACACGCACCAAGCCGAACGTCCTATACCGAACGGTACGGTACAAACACGTGTACCGTTACACCCCTAAATAGAATAATAATTTCATGCTTTACATGTGTTATAGtgttaattttgaaatgaaaaatgagttttgttgTATTAATAACGTAATGAGAGCTCAACAGGCTGCACCTGCAGTGGTGACagcgggttggggggggggtctcgtGGTGCAGTTCCGTCTCCTGGAACGCAACACGAGACCGTGGACATTTGTATCGCGGTTTCGGCCTCGGTTTCAGAAACGTTACACCCctaataaatacatacatgcacatatgcacacagacacatacacacacatatacacatacacatacgcacacatacagaaacacacacagacacataggctacatatgcgcgcacacacacacacacacacaaaccagagctaatcacaacacaaacagaatacatttcacTGGACCATCagtcataaacacaaaaaaatatatcatctCCAGAGTTAAGCTACCAGCAGCTCCACATTATTACCCATTGTCCTTGAGTTAACCTcccaaatatttacagcagccACAGCAGGCAATAATCttaatgatttatttcattgttgttattttttttatcgtAGAGCTGATTTGAATCATTGTTAAGACATCagcatgttaaataaataagtctCATCTGTTTTCACCCTATTTCCCAGACATATAATCAACAGCTGAGCAAGGGTTTGTTATCCAGATTGCCAAAATGCTGAGAGGGTGTAAATGCAATTCCCGCCTGTGTTAGGGGCATTAATGAAAATATGCAGGCCTCTGCACAACACACATCCTGCAGATTACAGTTATAACACTGGGAGACGGAAATGCATtaacatggaaaatgaataaaacattgaataACACTTTCCTGTGTGTGCCCTGGCAACTGTCTTCCAGTAAGTCCATGTGGAAGAAATATCTCAAAGCACAGGGTGGCAGGCAGTTTGACCTTATGTTGGAGAGACAGCTCGACTTCTCTCTGACCTGCGTATGTCTCTCACATACTGACCAGCATGTGGCCCAGAGTCAgtatacaccacacacacacacacgcacgcatacatgcacgcacacgcacacacacacatactcacatgtgGGTCTTCAGATGCCTCGCTAAAGTTCACAGCTAACTTCACAGCCCAACTGAAGGAAGTGTAAATGACAAAGGCAGACAGATAAGGGTCACAAATATGAGGAAAgtcagcaaaatgtaaaaaggcaGTGTTTGCAAGATtgctttcctgttttgtcattgCAGTCAGACCCTCTACAATGTGCTACTTGATAAAGGATCACTGACCAGATGTCTAGGGTCAGATGCACAGCCTAAAGTTGAATGTGcatgaaaatggtaaaaacatcCTTTTCAGAACCCAGCATGactcacacagcactgcacatgaTCCAAAGTGGAAGGAATCAGTGACACAATGAAGCAATTACTGGAAGCCATTCCCCCCTCTTCCAAGACCTTCCAAGACCCATCACTTACTCTAAAGTGTTCAATTTTAACACACAACCCCTGCActccattttttttaagtggttAGTCTATGTAGTGGATTTTTACCCTCTAAATGTCCATCCTACTGGCCTGTAGAGGCAGAAGCTCTCCATTTATTCTCCTAATCGCCGTCAGAGACCTGTTGTCCATTAACCCACCAGAGAGATCCCATTCTGCAGTTCCAGAAATGACCACCGGAGGCTCCCTTTCTCACAGTGTACAAAACGTCCGGCACGAGTGGAGACTCGTGGTAATATCTCTGCAAGAGCAATGGGGTGCTGCCACTGTTTGTCCATTGGCACGCATTGCTAGGCAAATTCACTCTGGTGTTAAGATGCATGAGTAGGCTGCTCTTCTCAGGGGGGGCATGCTTTTGTGTACCAGGATTGGATGCAAGCAGTGGGCCTATGAGTTCCTTTCAGGGTCTATCCAAAGCCTGCGGCAACACCAGAAGGGGAAAACGAGGCCTCACTACGCCAAAAAATGAGTGACGCTACCTTATGCTGCAAATAACTGACTCTTGCTGTATGtaccaatcaaaaaaaaaaaaaacctggctctACATAGCAAACCAATATGATTGGTTCAGGTCAGCAGATCATTGACAACACGTTACAGCaccacccattttggggttcacGAAGCCTCACTCTCCAATCACTACAAGGCACCATAGTGGGATCTGTGTGGGGAGGGAAAGAAGGGTGCAATCTGTAACTGCCTCCTGCTTCTCAACAGCTACAAGTAATGCAGCCCTATGCACAGACATTTAAACTCATTTGCTATGCAGTGCCTCCTGGCAGGAGGCAGATCAATGAAATAATTCACAGTTAATAGGAAACTGTAAGAAGGCATAATTTAGTTAGCCTCTTTAAATCTCGCCGGCTGAAACAGAGAATGGGTTTCTCCAAACAGACAGGTTGATCTACATTACTTGTGCTTACAAGGCTTAGTCTAATGTAATAATAGGAAAGAAAAATAccttctgctctttttttcttgaatcaATCTCATTGATGAATATCCAGCAGTTACTTGAGCAGTAATAAGTGTTCCTAATTTACTCAACATCAATTCATTTAGTTCTAATAGTTCAATATCTAAAATCCTGGGAAAAATATGGAGCCGGTGTTCAATGAAGTGCACGCTGAAGTTGTTAGTATTATTgtgcaaattaattttctgaCACTTTTTCTAATTTGCATATGCTGCATAAGCCTTTAATACTCTGCTGTATATTGTACTGGATCGGTAGAGAGACAGGTGCAATCCATGGTCAAGCCCAGAGCAGGAGAAGTGGGTTGTTGAGGGATACCATTGCCTTTCCAGATCAGAGTAAGATTCATCCACACCCCAAACAGGACAGCTCTGTGCTTAGGCCTCCTGCCGGGCCGATGTGGATCGGGATCAGAAGGTCACGGCACCTGTGATTACCGTTCAGCGCCCCCCCCCAAGCgtcttttattaaaacaacattGAGCCGATCAATATTTATAGGGGACATAAACTACAGTGATATCAGGAGGTTTTCCCGCTGCTGGATGCCTGTGAGGCCCCATCCATCATGCTTCCTGTCCATACCGAGCGTGTGGGACGCCATGCACCGCACAGGAACGGCGAAGTGATTTCACTGCCTCATTGGGACGTTTCCGGTTCAAGTCCGATGGCTCCTTGTCACGTGGGTAGCCAGTGGCTGGTTCTCGATCTCCCTTCCTTTCGTTATGTTCGGGGGTCAGCCTCGACCTTCCAGTTTTGGGTTGAGAAAAACATATATTGCTGTTTATTACAataattttggattttttaCCAGTTGCGGAAAGAGTGACCGTAAGATTCATGCCGTTGAGAGGTAGATGATaaggcagtgaaaaaaaaaaatgtcttgtcTGCAGTGTTGCTGGCTGTGTGCCggaaataaataattcaagACCTTGGTGTCGGCTGGCCTGTTAAGCGCTGTGGTCTGAGATACAGAACTGAGAGGGGGAGTGCAGGCAGTCATCCATGCGTGAACTgactcattccctctctcctcgcTGTCCGACAGCGGCTGCTCCCACAGCCAAGGGGTTACACAGCCTCAGAATGAGGGCTTTCGACATTGATCTCAGCTGTCTTTTCTATCTGTGGCTGTAATACCTGAAAAGTCCTCCAGAGAAGAACTATTTTATTGAGTCCTTATCTAAATGGGTTATTTGGATATAAGCAGATGACAGGGTTGCAGCCCTTGGGTGAGGTTGTTGTTGGCTTTCACAGCGTCCTCATCGCGGCTACCAGATCACCCATCTACACGGCTGCCCATCCCTTCACTGCTAAAGCGGAAAACCTACAGCAAAGGGCAGAAAGCTGGGatacacagaacaaacagagccagctctgagggagacagaaacgcagtgaggcaaaaaaaaacatatttacaagaCAGAAGCAGATAGAGTAGATATGGCAtactctgcatgcaggggagCCAAATGGGAGAGCATGATCGTCTGCTACAGGGGGTGACATCACCCCTTagtaagaaaacagaaacatgtttatttCCGACGGCTGTTGATCTAGGTCTTCGGCGTGGCAAGTGAATCATATCTCAGGCATATCAGGCAGATAGCAAGGGAATATTTTACAGGAGGGAAcgtatgacttttttttttaatcactgagGAAACCCATTTTAAATGAGAGTTGAGCCCTACTGCCCAGACCTGGGTCTGAGCTTCTAATAATGACCAGGAGTTTGCAGTGCTGAATCACCGGGGTAGTTTGTGTCACTCGGATGACATCGGTGGGGATGCTCCTATCGCCTAGTTGGAGTCGTGGTACACTGTGAGAAATAACAATTGGTTGTCTTGCCAGTGCATCAGATCATTACCTCAGGGATGCTGCATTAGTATAGGTTGTGCTGTGGAGAGGCAGGTTTATAATATCATACAGTGGTGATTATAATAATGGTTGAAAGGGGGTAACAAGCGGGAAAATCACTGGAGCACGATAGAATGGATGGAACTTCCTAGCGAGCTCATGTGCATGTTGGGCTGACAGCAACACTAGGCTAACGGAGTGCAGAAGGCCTACTGAGTCCAGTACCCTTGCTCATGTTAACTTTCCCAGGGTTGTCCATTATTTAGAGCCCCTTATCTCCCAGGGTTGTGGtacgcagactgaagacccacctcttcagactgcgtCTCatttccacctcaatccccgcTCCCTAAACACCTATTACTTGCATTACTTGcttttttggattctgtgatctagtgactcTGATGTAcggtaatgtgtgtgtttggcttctcttagtttctaggctgtttaatcaggttgcacaaattaatttgtggtaatggcttgaatagtgttatgcccactctcactggtctgggagtgttgttagcctggtctgacactattgctcattcaacttgagtGGACACACTTCTGCCCTCTTGTGCtgcaaatcactctggataagggcatctgctccataaatataatgtaatgcaatggcaTATTTTTCGGCCAAACATCTCTCTGCTAATAGAGGGTATCAAATAATGCCTCCTAACCCCTAAACGGATTAAATATGTGTGGTGATTAGCGGTAGCCGTACGTTCTTTGGAAGACGACGAGCTCCATACAAAGCGTTCCATTCCTAGATTGGGGAATGAgtttcaggtgtgtgtgagtgcttgcgTGATTGTGTGGGAAGTCAGAAGGCATAAAACTCGATCTCACAGCCGGGACgttttctcttctgttgctgctgctgctggggctgaCTATAGTGGGGTCATTTTCCCCGCAAGGTTACACGGGAAGCCGCTGAGTGGACTGCGTCCAACACGTAGAACTCGACACAGGTTTCACACAGCGGtcagtgtgtgcaagtgtgaaGTCAGTAGGCGGTGAAACTTTTTGCAATGGTCTATTCACAATTATACTGGTGTGTAGTGGCTCAGGTATTtgctttctcgctctctctcgaCTGTTCGCTTCACAGTTTCTCCAGCCGGCACCTGGAGTGAGTGGCcgggtggagctggagctgacaCTGAAGAAACCCTATTCCATTGGgagtttttatctttttaacgAGTGTATACATATTGATTACAATTAATTGCTAtatatccttttatacagctcaTGTCTCATTTGGTGATTTATTATCTGTATGCGGGGTTAGCTTATTTATTAGCTCATGGGATGGGTCGAGGTCCTTCTCCTCGGTAAACTGAAGGTGGCGTAGTCCAGTTGATTGTGGGCCAGCTGTCAGGGCACCACAGATGTAATAGACAGAACAGTAGCTACTGAGCTATCAGCATTCACCACGAGAGCACAAACAGATGTACAGTAATATGGCAGCCATGCTTTCTCTCTAACTATCCAGCGCTTTCTGTATGCCATTCTCTGACATGTTTGACCCAGGAACTTGTTAGTATCTCCCGACTGTTGCAATTCTGCTGAAATGGATGCTGACAGCATTGTTTATTCATGACTTGATCCCTCAATGCAAACACCTCCCTTTGAAGGATTGTGCCTGGGGCTCCTGCCTTCTGCCTCCTGCAGCACGCTGCTGACAGTCCCGGGCCTCCAAATCCCCCCGCTGCTCCACAGAGCCCAGGATGACGAGGCCTAAGAAAATCACAGCCAGGGTTTGCAAGCTGCTGGTCTTTGTTCCTCAGGGGGTTTTGACTACTAGTGGTGTGTGGCCTGGGTGTCAACATCCAAGATCCAGCCGCACACTGACAGGAAGGTAGTGGGGAAGGTGGTGAAAGTGGTAAACTTATGATGAGGGCAATGCGAATTGAGCACATTCAACTCAAGCTGAGAATCATGCAGCTGGAAGATAGGTCACAGAGGACGATGCTGACTGCTTGCACAAGACAGGTTTATCTCATCAGAGGGTTTTTACTATGAGacaatttgattggctgtgctcATATGCTGCAGTAAGACTGTTGGTTTTCTGCCAGTCAATCAGCAGACCCTCATGGATGACTGACAGGTGGCCCTAACCATTCTGAATTGGGTGTGGTGGTTGATGCTCCTACTCTAGCTGACCTGTTCTAGTACCTGAGGGTAGTAGTGAAAGTGGCTGTAGGTGTGATAAGGCAATAACAGTGCAGATATTAGGCTCAGCTGTCTGGTTACCTGGGGACCACAGCTGCTGGACCATTAGCAAACAAACTGAATAGAAATGGcaatcaataaaaacaacaacaacacatcaCAGTGAACtcacaacacagaaacaggggaaaaaaaaaaacctaaatggACATTtaccaaatattttaattttattccatATTAAATctatgtgtttaaatattcagtGATTAAAATAACAACATGATTATATTCAAGCCACGAAAACAactaattacaattacagaaCAGACATGTCGTATCAAATTTAAATTCTGTAGAGCAATCCTAATCATTTAAGATAATCATCTCTAATTAATGCAAATATTCTTTTCAGTCATTAATTATTTACTAATGAATACTTAATTCAGTTGGGTGATCCTAATGTGCATTATACACATTTGCGCAAAGAAAGTATGAGGAATTTTAACATGAGGTCACTGGGTGATATCAGACTCTGAATTACAGTTTTCCGCAATTGCTAAGACACATTTCTTGAAACCTTCCACCCTTTTctcaaaactgtaaacacaaaatccatttttcaaACTACATTCACAAAACCTCTGACTCTTCTTGCAAAATCAAACAATCGCctaaaaacagttttatctgCGCTCAAGATCAAACAATGTTTTCAGATCACACACAAAGccagtcaaaataaaaacactactgaGTATTCATTACACACTAcatcaaaaaatggaaaacacagtgttcagggCATGTagctccagaaaaaaatgtttattgcttataatacagtaaatgcattttgcgttttccaaaaaaaaaaaaaaaattcacaactCAGTAACACAGTTTAGATATTGCATACTGTAAGTACTGCAAGCAATATAGTATTGAATGTCTGTGGATTCAGCACTtgcatacagtaaaaatacagtactgcaAAAGGCCaaaggacaaagacaaaatgtaaatgaaaagcaCGTTATAgtacactgtaaatgtaactgcaaaaaaaaaagtgattcatTCGGCCTCAGCATCACGTCTTTGTGCTGGGTCAGGCCAGAGGACTTCATCTACATTACAGGCAACGTTCTCCCTAGACAGGCAATGGGGGAAAAACCCTCTGGTGTGCCGGATCCAGCCTTGGCAAGACTCCACACCTATGTCACCACAGGCCAATTCCATGGCCTGTAGGAGATTTTCAATGGTATAGGGTTTTCGGTCATATACCTTCCACCACCATGCAGAGAGAAACTCTTCTGTTGGGTTGAGGAAAGGGGAGTATGGTGGAAAGCACACATTTATGAATCGCTGGTTGATGTTGAACCACTCCCGTATCAGGACACCGCGGTGAAAACTGACTTTGTCCAAAATTACGACATAGACAAGATATTCTGCCTGCTCATGATCCTGCTGCTCATGCCTAAACATCCCGAAGACCACCCAGAAATGTAAGAAGATGTTGGGTGTTATATGGCCCCAAGGTGGCATGACGGTGGAGAACCCCACGATTACTACTACTCAACAATCAAcactgaatgtgtctgtttgaatgTACACTTACTTGCACATACTGAAATCGTTGATCTTTGACCCTTTCTGAGTTGCAGGGTACAGGGTATCCTGTACACTTGCTTCATGTGCACCCTGTTGCGTTGGAGGACACAGTCAATGGTGGAAAGGCTGACACTGTTGATTCCTTCAAGATTTGCATTGTCTTCAACAAATCGATGCTGTATTTCACACAGTGTAATGGCATTGTTTTGAAGGACCATGTCAACAATGACAGCCTCTTGCTGTTGGGGGAACATAGGAGTCCTTCTACCCTCATGTGGCAGTCTTGCAATTGTACAAAAAGACAGagttacaaaaaaatacatgccccccccccagtgtcCTTTATATTGGCCAAGTGATGTCCTGAAACATCTGTATAGAGTGAACTTTCAATGACCAAAAAAACCCATTACCTGTTCGTTTCTCTAAATCCCCTGATTATGGTGGCCACAGAGAATCTGCTGAGATTGGGTTGTACTCTTTGTCCTGCTTCCCTCATTGTCTTTCCATGAACAAGTACATGGTCTATCACAGTTGCTCgaatttcatctgaaattacTGTTCTTGGTCTTGGTCTTGctcttcctcgtcctcctgctcttcctcctcataCACAACCTCTTACACACACTTTTCCTCCTCTAACTCTCAGATTGTTTCCATCCATTGTTGGTATCAACCTTCAACTCACCCTGTGTACTCTGAACTGGCTTATATTGGTGTCATCACATCATTAGCATAAGTGTGAACAATTCTGAGTAGTTGTGTGTAAGCTATGACATCTGTGCTGTAATTGTGTTTAACTTCTGCCACCCGTGGTTACCAATATGCTTCACAAGTGCATCACagtgcaaaatgtgttttagtgagTGAGAATGTGTTTAGAGTTTTGCAAAAAGAGTAAATGAGATCTGCAAATTGTGTCTAAGTGAAAATTTTTTATGGTATAAAGAGTGATTGATTCAATAAATGGGTTCAGGCCACTGAGCATTTGGTTCAGAGAATGGGGTTTAGTGGTTTAGCGATtcagaaaaactgtaaacatcagatatttcaaatatttatggtgCATGGTCACAGCGAAGTACAACAGTATCTTCTTCCaaacaaaactatgaaaaacTGTATCATCAAATTTTATACACTCTTTATCTGTCAATTTATCtatctatacatacatacagtatatagtgaACTCAgaaagtatttggacagtgacatattttttgttgttttggctcTATACTCCAGCactttggatttgaaatgatacAATGACAATGGTCTTGACTGACTGTCAGCTTTAATTTGACAGTGTTTTCGTCTATGTTAGAtgaaacatttagaaaaaacaggttttttttttaatgtagttcCCCATTTTAGCATTCCACAAGTACTTGGAcagactatatatatatatatatatatatatatatatatatatatatatatatatatatacacatatgtattctgtgtatattagaatatatatacacttttttGGTGATGCTCTGCTAGGCCTATACTGTAGCCTTCTTAAGTTCCTGCCTCTTGTCAGGggctttttgcttttgctttcgATCTTGTTTCAGCGTGTGAAATGCATGCTCAATTGCATTCAGACTAGGTGATTGCCGTAGCCAGTCAACAATCTTGCACGTTTCGGCCCCAAAAAACTCGTTAATGTTGCGTAACACTTTTGAAGTCCACTATATGTAAGTGAATGAAATTCAAGGGGAGTAAAACTGAACAGGCTGGCTGATGGCAAGTTCTGCTTGAATCACTACCCTCAGAATATGTCTGCTCCCTGTCATCATGGTTTTATTTCTCCATCAGCTCTGAACTGAGGGTGAACCCCGCTCTTGTCTACTGCTCTGTCGTCTGTACACAGTCTGAGTGTCTGCTGTGTTTGCTCCTCTTGGCACCAAATTTGGCACCGTGTCAACTTCTGAGTAAGCTACGACTCTGCTGCGAGGAGTAGATCATTATGTAACTATCTGACGGATGCCCACATGCAAGACAGCTCACATAACAATAAGTTAGACTGTAgaataatgcaaaaatgcaagtgCGATACAACTTGTAACATACCTATCTAAAAGGCAACACATAGCTGTCTTAtccaattaaa encodes the following:
- the LOC118782257 gene encoding transcription factor XE1.1, whose protein sequence is MPSINEDEDLNPEQKAERERERRMANNAHKRLRVRDINKAFKELGRKCQLHLKTEKPRNEKNLNPKTACLKKREEEKMLGVSADPQQGHPVVHPGITTTTNPMGHL